Proteins encoded in a region of the Candidatus Eisenbacteria bacterium genome:
- the asd gene encoding aspartate-semialdehyde dehydrogenase: MLTKSRGAATTSKRSPSRGTRNGTGPRAVAVLGATGTVGQRFIQLLESHPWFFVAEVMASDQSAGKTYAEAVGERWKLSTRIPERVAGLKVRGPGERLRSPILFSALDASVAGDLEERYARQGHLVSSNSRSHRLDPLVPLVIPEVNRDHIELLDKQRYNGGGILTNPNCSAIVLVMALAPLHRAFGVESVIVTTFQATSGAGYPGVPSLDILGNVIPFIAGEEPKMETETNKILGRIGARGIESAGIAVSAQCHRVPVLDGHLEAVSVKLKRRASLKQLLGALRGFRPLDRLPLPSAPAEPLFVRDEDDRPQPRLDVDRASGMGVTVGRIRPCAVLDWKFDALGHNTIRGAAGAAILNAELLAHAGRV; encoded by the coding sequence ATGCTAACAAAATCGCGCGGCGCCGCAACGACTTCGAAGCGTTCCCCTTCAAGAGGAACACGAAACGGCACCGGGCCGAGGGCGGTCGCGGTCCTCGGCGCGACGGGGACGGTAGGGCAGCGCTTCATCCAGCTCCTCGAGAGCCATCCGTGGTTTTTCGTGGCGGAGGTCATGGCCTCGGATCAGAGCGCGGGGAAGACCTACGCCGAGGCCGTGGGGGAGCGCTGGAAGCTTTCCACCCGTATCCCGGAGCGTGTCGCGGGGCTCAAGGTGAGAGGGCCGGGCGAAAGGCTCCGCTCGCCGATTCTATTTTCGGCTCTCGATGCCTCGGTCGCGGGGGATCTGGAGGAGCGCTACGCGCGCCAGGGGCATCTCGTGTCCTCGAACTCGCGGAGCCACAGGCTCGACCCCTTGGTGCCGCTCGTCATCCCCGAGGTGAACCGCGACCACATCGAGCTCCTGGACAAGCAGAGGTACAACGGCGGCGGAATCCTCACGAATCCGAACTGCTCGGCGATCGTGCTCGTGATGGCGCTCGCGCCGCTGCACCGTGCCTTCGGCGTCGAGTCGGTGATCGTCACGACCTTTCAGGCTACGAGCGGCGCCGGCTACCCGGGCGTTCCGTCCCTCGACATTCTCGGAAACGTGATTCCGTTTATCGCGGGCGAGGAGCCCAAGATGGAAACCGAGACGAACAAGATCCTGGGGCGCATCGGCGCGCGAGGGATCGAATCGGCCGGGATCGCCGTGAGCGCCCAGTGCCATCGCGTGCCAGTTCTGGACGGGCACCTGGAGGCGGTGAGCGTGAAGCTCAAGCGGAGGGCCTCCTTGAAGCAGCTGCTCGGCGCGCTACGCGGATTCCGCCCGCTCGACCGGCTCCCGCTTCCTTCCGCGCCGGCGGAGCCGCTCTTCGTGCGCGATGAAGACGATCGCCCCCAGCCGCGCCTCGACGTGGACCGTGCGTCGGGAATGGGCGTCACGGTCGGGCGAATTCGCCCCTGCGCGGTCCTCGATTGGAAATTCGACGCCCTGGGCCACAACACCATCCGCGGCGCCGCGGGCGCCGCCATCCTGAACGCGGAGCTTCTCGCGCATGCGGGCAGAGTCTAG
- a CDS encoding histidine phosphatase family protein, whose amino-acid sequence MRAESSAAPVSLTRDFILVRHGETDWNRERRVQGVKGASMNEAGHEQAKALARVLWEVPLQAVYSSALPRAVETASYVAGPHRLNVITDPRLNEIDHGEWEGLSELELPDIDLYRRWREDPTSCALPGAEPLAAVHERAVQAMRDIAARHPASDGLVAVVSHQIVLALLKCHILDRPWSQIRRHALGVASYEVLTAGEGFAPRP is encoded by the coding sequence ATGCGGGCAGAGTCTAGCGCCGCGCCCGTGAGCCTGACGCGCGACTTCATCCTCGTGCGCCACGGGGAGACCGACTGGAATCGCGAGCGGCGCGTGCAGGGCGTGAAGGGCGCGTCGATGAACGAGGCGGGGCACGAGCAAGCGAAGGCCCTGGCTCGCGTGTTGTGGGAGGTGCCGCTCCAGGCGGTCTATTCGAGCGCGCTCCCCAGGGCGGTCGAGACCGCCTCTTACGTCGCCGGTCCGCACCGGCTGAACGTCATCACGGACCCGAGGCTCAACGAAATCGATCACGGTGAGTGGGAAGGGCTCAGCGAATTGGAGCTGCCCGATATCGATCTCTACCGGAGGTGGCGCGAAGATCCCACATCGTGCGCGCTTCCGGGCGCGGAGCCTTTGGCCGCGGTTCACGAGCGCGCCGTGCAGGCGATGCGCGATATCGCAGCGCGACACCCGGCTTCCGACGGGCTCGTGGCGGTCGTCTCGCACCAGATCGTGCTGGCGCTCCTCAAGTGCCACATCCTCGATCGGCCGTGGAGCCAGATCCGCCGCCACGCGCTGGGCGTCGCGTCCTACGAGGTCCTGACGGCGGGAGAAGGTTTTGCGCCACGGCCCTGA